One window of Helicobacter winghamensis ATCC BAA-430 genomic DNA carries:
- the modA gene encoding molybdate ABC transporter substrate-binding protein — translation MLSGIKKAIIVGICGAIFSLSAQAEEIKVLAAASLKYVLEEIKTDFLENKKGDKIEISYISSGKAYAQIKNGSPTHLFVAADVSYPAKLYEEKLAPSKEEIYAKGKLVLWSNNENFKIKEFSDILNPKITHIAIPNPKVAPYGRASMEALEATKMLEKVQAKFVTGESIGAATTYVESKNAEVGFTALSMLGDSGINTSTMSYVAIDEKLYKPIEQALVITNYGKDSKLAKDFKDYILSKNAKEKFVKFGYSVE, via the coding sequence ATGTTAAGTGGAATCAAAAAAGCAATTATCGTTGGAATTTGTGGAGCTATCTTTAGCCTTAGTGCGCAAGCTGAAGAGATTAAAGTTTTAGCAGCAGCTTCATTAAAATATGTGTTAGAAGAGATTAAAACAGATTTTTTAGAGAATAAAAAAGGCGATAAAATTGAGATTTCTTATATCTCAAGTGGCAAGGCTTATGCGCAAATTAAAAATGGCTCGCCTACACATTTGTTTGTTGCTGCTGATGTGAGCTATCCTGCAAAACTTTATGAAGAAAAGTTAGCCCCAAGCAAAGAAGAGATTTATGCTAAAGGGAAATTAGTGCTTTGGAGCAATAATGAAAACTTTAAGATTAAAGAATTTAGCGATATTTTAAATCCTAAAATCACACATATCGCGATTCCAAATCCTAAAGTTGCCCCTTATGGTAGGGCTTCAATGGAAGCATTGGAAGCTACAAAGATGCTTGAAAAAGTGCAAGCGAAGTTTGTAACAGGGGAGAGCATAGGTGCTGCAACAACTTATGTGGAATCTAAAAATGCGGAAGTGGGCTTTACTGCTTTATCAATGTTAGGAGATAGTGGGATTAATACATCTACAATGAGTTATGTAGCCATTGATGAAAAGCTTTATAAACCCATTGAACAAGCACTTGTGATTACAAATTATGGTAAAGATTCTAAACTTGCTAAGGATTTTAAAGACTATATTTTAAGTAAAAACGCAAAAGAAAAATTTGTCAAATTTGGATATAGCGTTGAATAG
- a CDS encoding TOBE domain-containing protein, with protein MQVQGRIWIKEQDKNFLGHGKIELLERIAKSGSISKAAKEMRMSYKAAWDSVDLMNKVASEPLVVRVTGGKGGGGTQVTQKGLEAIRIFREMERISQELYTLFEGDLEAWDSLLGKTKESIQTIRRSVMLKTSARNQLQGEIIAIKEGAVNAEVTLSVQDRIQIVSTITLHSLKELGLKVGMQAYALIKANWIVVFTQEPKGMSLRNCLCGEVSHLKDGAVNAEVSINCNGTELSAVVTEDSKTNLALKVGQKVWFGFKANNVILGI; from the coding sequence GTGCAGGTTCAAGGGCGTATTTGGATTAAAGAACAAGATAAAAACTTCTTAGGACACGGCAAGATTGAATTGCTAGAGCGGATTGCAAAAAGCGGTTCAATCTCTAAAGCGGCAAAAGAAATGAGAATGAGTTACAAAGCGGCTTGGGATAGCGTAGATTTGATGAATAAAGTCGCAAGCGAACCCCTTGTAGTGCGTGTAACAGGTGGTAAGGGCGGCGGCGGAACACAAGTTACTCAAAAAGGCTTAGAAGCAATTAGGATTTTTCGCGAGATGGAGAGAATCTCACAAGAGCTTTATACGCTTTTTGAAGGAGATTTGGAGGCTTGGGATTCCTTACTTGGTAAAACAAAAGAATCCATACAAACAATAAGGAGAAGCGTAATGTTAAAAACAAGTGCTAGAAATCAACTACAAGGCGAGATTATAGCGATTAAAGAAGGAGCGGTGAATGCAGAAGTTACACTAAGTGTGCAAGATAGAATCCAAATTGTAAGTACAATCACTTTGCATTCCCTAAAAGAGCTTGGATTAAAGGTAGGGATGCAAGCTTATGCACTTATTAAGGCAAACTGGATTGTGGTTTTCACGCAAGAGCCTAAGGGAATGTCCTTGCGTAATTGCCTTTGTGGAGAAGTGAGCCATTTAAAAGATGGCGCGGTGAATGCAGAAGTTAGCATTAATTGCAACGGAACGGAGTTGAGTGCTGTGGTTACAGAAGATTCTAAAACAAATTTGGCTTTAAAAGTTGGGCAAAAAGTGTGGTTTGGTTTTAAAGCAAACAATGTAATTTTAGGAATTTAA
- a CDS encoding 3-isopropylmalate dehydratase small subunit, whose protein sequence is MQEIKNARAWKFGDNIDTDLIIAARYLNTTDSAILASHLMEDARNGFVNLITKGDIIVAGENFGCGSSREHAPVAIKAAGISAVIAKSYARIFYRNAFNTGLPILEIQEADSINEGDILEIDLKGGVIKNHTQNCDYAFNAIPPFMLELLESGGLIPYAKNKLGETNAKL, encoded by the coding sequence ATGCAAGAGATAAAAAACGCAAGGGCGTGGAAATTTGGGGATAATATAGATACAGATCTAATTATTGCAGCGCGTTATTTAAATACAACAGATTCTGCAATTTTAGCCTCCCATTTAATGGAAGATGCAAGGAATGGATTTGTAAATTTAATTACAAAAGGCGATATTATTGTAGCAGGTGAAAATTTTGGTTGTGGCTCTAGTAGAGAACACGCACCAGTAGCCATTAAAGCGGCTGGGATTAGTGCAGTAATTGCCAAGAGTTATGCAAGAATTTTTTATCGCAATGCTTTTAATACAGGCTTGCCTATTTTAGAGATTCAAGAAGCAGATTCTATTAATGAAGGTGATATTTTAGAGATTGATTTAAAAGGCGGTGTGATTAAAAATCATACGCAAAACTGCGATTATGCCTTTAATGCGATTCCACCTTTTATGCTAGAGCTTTTAGAGAGTGGCGGATTAATCCCTTATGCAAAAAACAAGCTAGGAGAAACAAATGCAAAATTATAA
- the leuB gene encoding 3-isopropylmalate dehydrogenase, with protein MQNYKIAVIKGDGIGPEIINEALKVLKVTAEKFCFNLEFEDYLMGGIAYDLTGSPLPKETIEGCLKADATLFGAIGGEKWDNLPRELRPESGLLHLRKSLEVFANFRPAKVYDELVDASTLKAEVIKGVDILVVRELIGGIYFGTPKGRDKDRGFNTMVYSVDEVRRIAHTAFVAARKRKQKVCSVDKANVLDVSQLWREVVSEVAKEYPDVELNHMYVDNAAMQLIRNPKQFDVILTGNLFGDILSDEASMLSGSIGLLPSASIGAKAAIYEPIHGSAPDIVGKGIANPIATIASAAMLLRYSLGQTQAAEAIERSIEEALKEGFRTKDIADYGAKEICSCERMGSVIAEKIKK; from the coding sequence ATGCAAAATTATAAAATCGCTGTAATTAAAGGCGATGGAATCGGACCTGAAATTATTAATGAAGCTTTAAAGGTTTTAAAAGTTACAGCAGAAAAGTTTTGTTTTAACTTAGAATTTGAAGATTATTTAATGGGCGGAATCGCTTATGATTTAACAGGCTCTCCCTTGCCTAAAGAAACTATTGAAGGCTGCTTAAAAGCAGATGCTACACTCTTTGGTGCAATCGGTGGTGAAAAATGGGATAATTTGCCGCGTGAGTTGCGACCAGAGAGTGGATTATTGCATTTAAGAAAAAGTTTAGAAGTTTTTGCAAACTTCCGCCCTGCTAAAGTTTATGATGAATTAGTTGATGCTAGCACACTAAAGGCTGAAGTAATAAAGGGCGTGGATATTCTAGTGGTGCGTGAGCTAATTGGAGGAATCTATTTTGGCACGCCAAAGGGGCGCGATAAAGATAGGGGCTTTAATACAATGGTGTATAGCGTTGATGAAGTTAGGCGCATTGCTCACACTGCCTTTGTTGCAGCAAGAAAACGCAAGCAAAAAGTGTGTTCTGTAGATAAAGCAAATGTGCTTGATGTTAGCCAGCTGTGGCGTGAAGTTGTTAGTGAAGTGGCAAAAGAATATCCAGATGTAGAGTTAAACCATATGTATGTAGATAATGCGGCAATGCAGCTTATTAGGAATCCTAAGCAGTTTGATGTGATTTTAACAGGCAATCTTTTTGGAGATATTTTAAGCGATGAAGCAAGTATGCTAAGTGGCTCTATTGGCTTGCTTCCTAGTGCGTCTATTGGCGCAAAAGCAGCGATTTATGAGCCCATTCATGGAAGTGCGCCAGATATTGTAGGAAAAGGGATTGCCAACCCTATTGCAACCATTGCTAGCGCTGCTATGCTTTTGCGCTATTCTTTAGGACAAACTCAAGCAGCAGAAGCGATTGAAAGATCAATTGAAGAAGCATTAAAAGAAGGATTCCGCACAAAAGATATTGCAGATTATGGCGCAAAAGAAATTTGCAGTTGTGAGCGTATGGGAAGCGTGATTGCAGAGAAAATCAAAAAGTGA
- a CDS encoding universal stress protein — protein MKKILFAVDATPSCQKAAQFVVDFFGDREDCAISIIHVKTPIMLYGEAALAAYEEIEKKENAQSDKLLEDFSAIFTNKGVNVSQKLLEGEAVTEVLNYAKDFDLLVIGQSEESFWNKIFSSNQNDFSEKSPIPILIVK, from the coding sequence ATGAAAAAGATTTTATTTGCTGTTGATGCGACACCATCTTGTCAAAAGGCAGCGCAGTTTGTGGTGGATTTTTTTGGAGATAGGGAAGATTGTGCAATTAGCATTATCCATGTAAAAACTCCTATTATGCTTTATGGGGAGGCAGCATTGGCTGCTTATGAAGAGATTGAAAAAAAAGAAAATGCGCAAAGTGATAAGCTTTTAGAAGATTTTAGTGCAATTTTTACTAATAAGGGTGTTAATGTTAGCCAAAAGTTGTTAGAAGGGGAAGCGGTTACTGAAGTGTTAAATTATGCAAAAGACTTTGATTTACTAGTTATTGGACAGAGTGAGGAGAGCTTTTGGAATAAGATTTTTTCATCTAATCAAAACGATTTTTCAGAAAAATCTCCCATTCCAATTTTAATTGTGAAATAA
- the selA gene encoding L-seryl-tRNA(Sec) selenium transferase, producing MQTPLEQIPKTDKLLNALNLELKTPNPKLLKSLTLEFLDNYRQELLKGGELLDFKSCVKRIIALYQNATQKSLKPLINATGIVVHTNLGRSVFSEEILEEIKPLLTHYNNLEYDVQKGERGERYIHLQRLFKTLLNAEDVLVVNNNAAAVFLILNTFAKGKEVIISRGELIEIGGSFRIPRVMEDSRAILREVGTTNKTHLKDYKDAINENTTILFKAHKSNFAITGFSKEVEFKEIVALAKECNLIDYYDLGSGYFSILDSTFKGFEPSLEVISSLNPSLVSFSGDKLLGGTQAGIIFGKKALIDKLKQNQLLRMLRVDKFTIAALEATLNAYLQGNTKAIPTLQMLLRDKDCLYALAQELAKGIPPCFKAQVIPTKSFSGGGAMPSHYLESFGVAIFKKDLEALNLNESKLEQHLRKSGIIARLENSALILDARTLLEGDLAQIVESFFVLLKEAQCKI from the coding sequence ATGCAAACGCCTTTAGAGCAAATTCCAAAAACAGACAAGCTTTTAAATGCGCTAAATTTAGAGCTTAAAACACCAAATCCAAAACTTTTAAAATCTCTAACTTTAGAATTTCTAGATAACTATCGCCAAGAATTGCTAAAAGGTGGAGAGTTGCTAGACTTTAAAAGTTGCGTCAAGCGCATTATAGCGTTGTATCAAAACGCTACACAAAAATCCCTAAAACCACTCATTAATGCCACAGGGATTGTTGTGCATACAAACTTAGGGCGTAGTGTGTTTTCAGAAGAGATTTTAGAAGAAATCAAGCCCCTTTTAACGCACTACAATAACTTAGAATATGATGTGCAAAAAGGGGAGCGCGGAGAGAGATATATCCATTTACAAAGGCTTTTTAAAACACTCTTAAACGCAGAAGATGTGCTAGTTGTTAATAACAATGCTGCTGCTGTATTTTTAATCTTAAACACCTTTGCAAAAGGCAAGGAAGTGATAATCTCGCGCGGGGAGCTAATAGAGATTGGCGGAAGCTTTAGAATTCCGCGCGTTATGGAAGACTCTAGGGCAATTTTGCGCGAAGTTGGCACAACAAATAAAACCCATTTAAAAGACTACAAAGATGCTATCAATGAAAACACTACTATACTTTTTAAGGCACATAAATCAAACTTTGCTATCACAGGATTTAGCAAGGAAGTAGAGTTTAAAGAGATTGTAGCCCTTGCAAAAGAATGTAATTTGATAGATTATTATGATTTAGGGAGCGGATATTTTAGCATTTTAGATTCCACATTTAAGGGATTTGAACCTTCCCTAGAAGTAATTTCTAGTCTTAATCCAAGCCTTGTGAGCTTTAGCGGAGATAAACTTTTAGGAGGAACACAAGCTGGGATTATCTTTGGAAAAAAAGCATTAATTGACAAACTTAAACAAAATCAACTCTTAAGAATGTTACGCGTGGATAAATTCACCATTGCTGCCCTTGAAGCAACGCTAAATGCCTATTTACAAGGCAACACAAAAGCGATTCCAACTTTACAAATGCTTTTAAGGGATAAGGATTGCTTGTATGCTTTAGCACAAGAACTTGCAAAAGGGATTCCTCCCTGCTTTAAAGCACAAGTGATTCCCACAAAAAGTTTTAGCGGTGGTGGGGCAATGCCAAGCCATTATTTAGAATCCTTTGGCGTAGCAATTTTTAAAAAGGATTTAGAAGCCTTAAATCTTAATGAAAGCAAGCTAGAACAGCATTTGCGCAAAAGCGGAATCATTGCACGCTTAGAAAACTCCGCCTTAATTTTAGACGCACGCACACTTTTAGAGGGCGATTTAGCTCAAATTGTGGAATCCTTTTTTGTATTACTTAAGGAAGCACAATGCAAAATCTAA
- the selB gene encoding selenocysteine-specific translation elongation factor, with protein sequence MQNLIIGTMGHIDHGKTSLIAVLNGFWGDSTQSEKERGITLDLSFSNLTQGDKNIAFIDVPGHEKLVKNMIAGAFGIDYALLVISANEGIMSQTLEHLRISYLLGIKDFIVVLSKCDLVENSLLQKRKIEIATLFSNFKDLKYLLLNVSIYDKASIEALKNTLFSLPKLKRLDLGFFRYYIDRVFTLKGSGCVVSGTLMDGDLSIKDKIWCAQLEQSLNIKNLQSHGKNTEIAHNGARVAINLSGISHHQLKRGDLLTKKGYLRGFDKIEVELERFENLEHNSEAILYLGALRTTCRVLFLDSNKKFATLKARIPLFSIFNERFILRDDNQTLGGGRVLSPIIDPMKKSQKLQYLECLSQKDLKGAFEILLQAHKKGLGLISSMQRFRIPQNKALEIAKEIPHCFVCEKALIAYPKSARTLIKEVITQILAKNPNALLSAALLSQKQSFIAEEFALDVLNELLAQNTLCKLESFFVSPKNSLQDTKGVEDYLYTTIYNTLYHQGYEPIAPYNLYDSLDIDRKSGDTIFKRLTSEKKILRLSHKLFICAEHLTKLLELMREIIKKEGYLDINNFKTHLNLSRKYLITYLDYLDSFNDIENDNGRRIFK encoded by the coding sequence ATGCAAAATCTAATTATTGGCACAATGGGACATATTGATCACGGAAAGACAAGTCTAATTGCAGTACTTAATGGATTTTGGGGAGATAGCACACAAAGTGAAAAAGAGCGTGGAATCACACTTGATTTAAGCTTTTCCAACCTTACACAAGGGGATAAAAACATCGCTTTTATTGATGTTCCCGGACACGAAAAATTAGTCAAAAATATGATTGCTGGAGCTTTTGGTATAGATTACGCACTGCTTGTGATTTCCGCAAATGAAGGGATAATGTCCCAGACTTTAGAGCATTTAAGAATTTCGTATTTACTAGGAATTAAGGATTTTATTGTTGTGTTAAGCAAATGCGATTTAGTAGAAAATTCTTTATTACAAAAACGCAAAATAGAAATTGCCACGCTATTTTCCAACTTTAAAGACTTAAAATATCTCCTTTTAAATGTTTCTATTTATGATAAAGCTAGCATTGAAGCACTTAAAAACACACTCTTTTCACTTCCAAAACTTAAGCGTTTAGATTTAGGATTTTTTCGCTATTACATTGATAGAGTTTTCACTCTTAAGGGTTCAGGTTGTGTGGTAAGCGGCACGCTAATGGACGGAGATTTAAGCATAAAAGATAAAATATGGTGCGCACAATTAGAACAAAGTCTTAACATTAAAAATCTCCAAAGCCACGGAAAAAACACAGAAATTGCCCACAATGGTGCGCGTGTGGCAATCAATCTTAGCGGAATCTCTCATCATCAACTCAAACGCGGTGATTTGCTGACTAAAAAGGGCTATTTGCGTGGATTTGATAAGATTGAAGTGGAGCTAGAACGCTTTGAAAACCTTGAACACAATAGCGAAGCGATACTCTATTTAGGCGCATTGCGCACAACTTGTCGTGTGTTATTTTTGGATTCCAACAAAAAATTTGCCACACTAAAAGCTAGGATTCCACTCTTTAGCATTTTTAATGAACGCTTTATTTTGCGCGATGATAATCAAACACTAGGCGGTGGAAGAGTTTTAAGCCCTATTATAGATCCTATGAAAAAATCTCAAAAATTGCAATATTTAGAATGCTTAAGCCAAAAAGATTTAAAAGGCGCATTTGAAATCCTTTTGCAAGCACATAAAAAGGGGTTAGGACTAATTAGCTCAATGCAACGCTTTAGGATTCCACAAAATAAAGCTTTAGAAATTGCAAAAGAAATTCCCCATTGCTTTGTGTGTGAAAAAGCACTTATCGCTTACCCAAAAAGCGCTAGAACACTTATAAAAGAAGTGATTACACAAATTTTAGCCAAAAATCCAAACGCGCTTTTAAGTGCTGCACTTTTAAGCCAAAAACAAAGCTTTATCGCTGAAGAATTTGCCCTAGATGTGCTCAATGAACTTTTAGCACAAAACACATTGTGTAAGTTGGAATCCTTTTTTGTATCGCCTAAAAATTCCTTACAAGACACAAAAGGCGTTGAAGACTATCTTTATACAACCATTTATAACACATTGTATCATCAAGGCTATGAACCCATCGCCCCTTATAATCTTTATGATAGCCTAGATATTGATAGAAAAAGTGGTGATACAATCTTTAAACGCTTAACAAGTGAAAAAAAGATTTTACGACTAAGCCATAAGCTTTTTATTTGCGCAGAGCATTTAACAAAACTTTTAGAGCTAATGCGCGAAATCATCAAAAAAGAAGGCTATTTGGACATTAACAACTTCAAAACCCATTTAAATCTTAGTCGCAAATATCTCATCACTTATTTAGATTATTTAGATAGTTTCAACGATATAGAAAACGACAATGGTAGGCGTATATTTAAATAA
- a CDS encoding molybdopterin molybdotransferase MoeA, which translates to MQTLKEAKITLYNIAKEYQNKNKEILPLLQAQNKILACDIYAAKSLPSFDNSAMDGYALNLKNAGKTLKIQTSIFAGDCQAITLEPHACAKIMTGARIPQGADCIVPFEEIEGGFNNTSQITAPQNLKLFANIRKEGEEIMQGSLLLEKGVQLTCDRLTLLATQGISNASVFSPLEIAIFTSGNELKEPWEPANASEIYNSNATMVQSTLQSLHFKSKYCGILKDDFSAVELALQTPSDVIFTTGGASKGEADFIRQALVQSGATLLIERVDIKPGKPIMVAHFKGKFIVALPGNPLASSVMLRVLILPFLAQLSGANAHYPSPIILKASTPLKRKARAEVLLAKIQNDSISFTKGGKYGSGEVTPMAQSDALVILDSNFTEIKEGDLLKVLPFYAPFNTIEQECINRL; encoded by the coding sequence ATGCAAACTCTAAAAGAAGCAAAAATAACTCTCTATAATATTGCTAAAGAATATCAAAATAAAAATAAAGAAATTTTGCCTCTTTTGCAAGCACAAAATAAAATTCTAGCTTGTGATATTTATGCTGCAAAATCTCTCCCTAGTTTTGATAATAGCGCAATGGACGGATATGCACTAAATCTTAAAAATGCGGGCAAAACCTTAAAAATACAAACAAGCATTTTTGCAGGTGATTGCCAAGCAATCACACTAGAGCCACACGCGTGTGCGAAAATTATGACAGGGGCTAGGATTCCACAAGGGGCGGATTGTATTGTGCCTTTTGAAGAGATTGAGGGGGGATTTAACAACACTTCACAAATCACCGCGCCACAAAATCTAAAGCTCTTTGCAAACATTAGAAAAGAAGGCGAAGAAATAATGCAAGGCTCTTTGCTTTTAGAAAAAGGAGTGCAACTAACTTGCGATAGACTAACACTTCTTGCAACACAGGGAATTAGCAATGCATCTGTGTTTAGCCCACTAGAGATTGCAATTTTTACAAGCGGAAATGAGCTAAAAGAACCTTGGGAACCAGCAAATGCTTCTGAAATCTACAATTCAAACGCTACAATGGTGCAAAGCACCTTGCAATCTTTGCATTTTAAAAGCAAATATTGTGGAATCTTAAAAGATGATTTTAGCGCAGTGGAGCTTGCCTTACAGACTCCCAGTGATGTGATTTTTACAACTGGTGGTGCTAGCAAGGGAGAGGCAGACTTTATCCGCCAAGCTTTAGTGCAAAGTGGAGCAACACTTTTAATTGAGAGAGTGGATATTAAGCCCGGCAAGCCTATTATGGTTGCACATTTTAAAGGTAAATTTATTGTCGCGCTTCCGGGAAATCCCTTAGCTAGTAGCGTAATGCTTAGAGTGCTTATTCTTCCATTTTTAGCACAACTTAGTGGAGCAAATGCGCATTATCCAAGCCCTATTATCTTAAAAGCAAGCACACCATTAAAGCGCAAAGCACGCGCTGAAGTGCTTTTAGCTAAAATACAAAATGACTCCATAAGCTTCACAAAAGGCGGTAAATATGGCTCTGGAGAAGTTACACCAATGGCGCAAAGTGATGCGCTTGTGATTTTAGATTCCAACTTCACAGAAATTAAAGAAGGTGATTTGCTAAAAGTCTTGCCCTTTTACGCCCCTTTTAACACAATAGAGCAAGAATGTATTAATCGCTTATAA
- a CDS encoding Na+/H+ antiporter NhaC family protein, which produces MYADSALSLVVPLVVIVLVFITKRVVLSLFAGIVIAGFMLQDSILGVFGYVSQRISSVFYSDGEVQSSAIYVFGFLIMLGVLTELMKCSGGIAAFVAWAREKVNSPRSSEFLAFIAGIVIFIDDYFNALSVGQIARPLNDVNHSSRERLAYIIDSTSAPICILMPISSWGAYILGIMGGIFGVDKSFSVLANSIMGNFYAWFALLGVFLTILWQINLPQMVKYQNAGVQEFEEIKEHSGGSMWLLLLPLGALFIFVGFFIFYSGYRVVGNLDFIAMLSEAQTGFALFWGGACALFVAVVLAFNRILANEYWLIIKDGFLLMLPANLILIFAWAIGPVIKGDLQTGVYLANLSKEFLSNGSLSPQIFIPLILFLASSFIAFCTGTSWGTFAIMLPIGAGIALSNDVSLNLSVCAVLSGAVYGDHASPISDTTILSATGAGCSVHSHFITQFPYVTSVAFIALLSFGIAGYFDNVLAGYIFGIPALITLFWLYKRVFRKNILSL; this is translated from the coding sequence ATGTATGCAGATTCTGCTTTAAGCCTTGTTGTGCCACTTGTGGTGATTGTTTTAGTTTTTATTACAAAGCGCGTGGTGCTTTCGCTTTTTGCAGGAATTGTTATTGCTGGCTTTATGCTACAAGATAGTATTTTGGGTGTTTTTGGCTATGTATCCCAAAGGATTTCTTCTGTCTTTTATAGTGATGGAGAAGTGCAAAGTTCAGCAATTTATGTCTTTGGTTTTTTAATAATGCTTGGAGTTTTAACAGAGCTTATGAAATGTTCTGGTGGGATTGCAGCATTTGTTGCTTGGGCTAGAGAGAAGGTTAATAGCCCTAGGAGTTCAGAGTTTTTAGCGTTTATTGCTGGAATTGTGATTTTTATTGATGATTACTTTAATGCTTTAAGTGTTGGGCAAATCGCGCGTCCGCTAAATGATGTGAATCATTCTAGTAGAGAGCGTTTAGCCTATATTATAGATTCTACTTCTGCGCCGATTTGTATTTTAATGCCAATTTCTAGCTGGGGAGCATATATTTTAGGGATTATGGGCGGTATTTTTGGAGTGGATAAGAGTTTTAGTGTGTTAGCAAATAGTATTATGGGAAATTTTTATGCGTGGTTTGCCTTGCTTGGAGTGTTTTTGACAATCCTTTGGCAAATCAATTTGCCTCAAATGGTAAAATACCAAAATGCTGGCGTGCAGGAGTTTGAAGAGATAAAAGAGCATAGTGGTGGAAGTATGTGGCTTTTACTCTTGCCACTTGGAGCGTTGTTTATATTTGTGGGATTTTTTATTTTTTATAGTGGATATAGAGTTGTAGGAAATCTTGATTTTATCGCAATGCTTTCAGAAGCTCAAACGGGATTTGCTCTATTTTGGGGTGGAGCTTGCGCGCTTTTTGTGGCAGTGGTTTTAGCGTTTAATAGAATCTTGGCAAATGAGTATTGGTTGATTATTAAAGATGGCTTTTTGCTAATGTTACCTGCAAATTTGATTTTAATTTTTGCTTGGGCGATTGGTCCTGTGATTAAAGGAGATTTGCAAACAGGTGTGTATCTAGCAAATTTAAGCAAAGAGTTTTTAAGCAATGGCTCACTCTCTCCACAAATTTTTATTCCATTAATTTTATTCCTTGCTTCAAGTTTTATTGCTTTTTGCACAGGCACTAGTTGGGGGACATTTGCAATTATGTTACCTATTGGAGCTGGGATTGCGCTAAGTAATGATGTGAGTTTAAATCTCTCTGTGTGCGCTGTGCTATCTGGTGCTGTGTATGGGGATCACGCATCACCGATTTCTGATACGACAATTTTATCAGCCACAGGGGCGGGTTGCTCCGTGCATAGCCATTTTATAACGCAATTCCCTTATGTTACAAGTGTTGCTTTTATCGCGTTGCTTTCTTTTGGGATTGCAGGGTATTTTGATAATGTGCTAGCGGGATATATTTTTGGAATCCCAGCTTTAATCACGCTATTTTGGCTTTATAAAAGAGTATTTAGAAAAAATATTTTAAGTTTATAA